One stretch of Armigeres subalbatus isolate Guangzhou_Male chromosome 2, GZ_Asu_2, whole genome shotgun sequence DNA includes these proteins:
- the LOC134209127 gene encoding uncharacterized protein LOC134209127, protein MVKKLKQQIRRSASQNNDENNTNEDPIDDTPDDETNLDEIVNKLKFIVPSEASLDIIKEDWIRTFATRNLIRKMDVLDNRTSEMVQKFPLFGSFDGFLIDLDFEIMFPAVNSSVAWEHLKCQILTKYSDLHSSIPSEICRALIIIKEKNPSRGAKRSHQGTLKISNLLEKIVEWMYPEDDIEAYVNTHSATALPILIVKGQQYSEGDTYIRVGKRYFSSGSDITKAFLR, encoded by the exons ATGGTGAAGAAGTTAAAACAACAGATACGACGAAGTGCGAGCCAAAACAACGATGAAAACAACACTAATGAGGATCCTATCGACGATACGCCCGACGATGAAACAAACCTTGATGAAATT GTCAACAAACTTAAGTTTATAGTGCCTTCGGAAGCGTCATTGGATATTATAAAGGAAGACTGGATTAGAACGTTTGCGACGAGAAACCTTATTAGGAAGATGGATGTACTGGACAACAGAACAAGCGAAATGGTTCAGAAGTTTCCATTATTTGGGTCATTCGATGGATTTCTG attgatttggatttcgaAATCATGTTTCCCGCTGTTAATTCCAGCGTGGCATGGGAACATCTGAAGTGCCAAATACTGACGAAGTACAGCGACCTCCATTCATCAATTCCAAGTG AAATTTGTCGGGCCTTAATCATAATCAAAGAAAAGAATCCGTCACGAGGAGCCAAGCGTTCGCACCAAGGTACACTAAAGATATCTAATCTGTTGGAGAAGATCGTTGAAtggatgtat CCAGAAGACGACATCGAAGCATATGTCAATACTCACAGTGCAACGGCTCTTCCAATATTAATCGTCAAAGGACAACAGTATTCCGAGGGTGATACCTACATTCGTGTTGGAAAGCGATATTTTAGCTCAGGATCCGACATAACAAAAGCGTTTTTACGCTGA